One segment of Heterodontus francisci isolate sHetFra1 chromosome 28, sHetFra1.hap1, whole genome shotgun sequence DNA contains the following:
- the LOC137385077 gene encoding uncharacterized protein, with amino-acid sequence MSYDGAMFLSLTSVFIIPRKTSSEAPLDPGYLEEPDGKLPNGLTMKKQLQLSSKNALKQGESTVVSKEKPDKRWVSSFCTQYHTLTSRNFKQQRRVILSWLNLIQTLSMAIVPGVIWWQIPKVEEQIQAISGLIYFILLYWAFTPIFHSLTTFPLERPIINKERLSGCYCLSAYYLAKMTSELPLTIIQPIVSMTIAFWMGGLNGVGAYFVDLGMIMLSSVTAQSIGLFASALFLSFDQSIIFASIFMLTTLLLGGFYIQRLPLWLIWARYLAFVLYPFHVMLSVEFSNDHTILCKAENSAYQHCNMARNTTNASIYIPRDEILAYFDVTLPIWANIVILLLFMVTFRLACYLLLRFYRKP; translated from the exons ATGAGTTACG ATGGAGCGATGTTCCTGTCTCTGACCAGTGTCTTCATCATTCCCAGAAAAACCAGCTCGGAAGCTCCATTGGACCCTGGGTACTTAGAAGAGCCAGACGGAAAACTTCCAAATGGCCTCACCATGAAGAAGCAGCTGCAGCTGAGTTCCAAAAACGCACTGAAGCAAG GCGAGTCCACTGTGGTTTCAAAGGAGAAGCCGGATAAAAGATGGGTCTCGTCCTTCTGCACTCAGTACCACACGCTGACCTCGCGCAACTTCAAGCAGCAACGAAGAGTTATCCTTTCCTGGCTGAACCTCATCCAGACGCTGAGCATGGCCATTGTTCCTGGTGTCATCTGGTGGCAGATCCCAAAGGTGGAGGAACAAATCCAGGCCATATCAGGACTG ATCTACTTCATCCTGCTGTACTGGGCATTCACCCCAATCTTCCACAGCTTAACTACCT TCCCGTTGGAGCGCCCGATCATCAACAAGGAGAGACTATCCGGGTGCTACTGCCTGTCTGCCTACTATCTGGCCAAGATGACAAGCGAGTTGCCCTTGACAATTATCCAGCCGATCGTCAGCATGACTATTGCCTTCTGGATGGGTGGTCTCAATGGTGTTGGCGCCTACTTTGTAGATCTGGGTATGATAATGCTCAGCTCAGTGACCGCACAA tcCATCGGACTCTTTGCCAGTGCCCTCTTCCTCAGCTTTGACCAGTCCATCATTTTTGCCTCCATCTTCATGCTGACCACCCTCCTCCTGGGTGGCTTCTACATCCAGCGGCTGCCACTTTGGCTCATCTGGGCTCGATACCTGGCTTTTGTGCTCTACCCGTTCCATGTTATGCTGAGCGTCGAATTCTCCAATGATCACACCATCCT ATGTAAAGCGGAGAACTCTGCCTATCAGCACTGCAATATGGCCAGAAACACAACCAATGCCTCTATCTACATTCCCAGGGATGAGATCTTGGCCTATTTTGATGTCACCCTCCCGATCTGGGCCAATATCGTAATTCTCCTCCTATTTATGGTGACCTTCCGTCTTGCCTGCTATCTTCTGCTCAGATTCTACCGGAAGCCATGA